The following proteins are co-located in the Spirosoma montaniterrae genome:
- a CDS encoding OmpH family outer membrane protein, protein MKKNLVMAFAAALLLGGLNAQAQTSTTATTTASAAGPLKLGYTNIDYVLSQTPEAKDIQNQLTIQRTQSENELKRMQKELEDKYSAYEKGAAQMSDVIRKDRETELQGLQQRIQEFSRTAEQSLQNKYQQLVNPVVQKIQKAIDAVAKESGFQYVFNLDAGANTIPILLVAPEENNITELVLRKLGIDPAKAAAAAKPATAGGSTAPAQTAPKKN, encoded by the coding sequence ATGAAGAAAAACCTCGTCATGGCGTTTGCCGCAGCCCTGCTGTTGGGCGGCCTGAACGCCCAGGCTCAAACCTCAACAACCGCGACCACCACTGCCTCGGCAGCCGGGCCGCTGAAGTTAGGTTATACGAATATCGATTATGTACTGAGCCAGACGCCTGAAGCAAAAGATATTCAAAATCAGTTGACTATTCAGCGGACGCAGTCGGAAAATGAACTGAAGCGGATGCAGAAAGAACTGGAAGACAAGTATAGTGCCTATGAAAAAGGAGCCGCGCAAATGTCGGACGTGATCCGCAAAGATCGCGAAACCGAGTTGCAGGGTCTCCAACAACGCATTCAGGAGTTCAGCCGCACGGCAGAGCAATCGCTGCAAAATAAGTATCAGCAATTAGTGAATCCGGTGGTGCAGAAGATTCAAAAGGCCATCGATGCGGTAGCTAAAGAAAGCGGTTTCCAGTATGTGTTTAACCTCGACGCTGGTGCCAACACGATTCCCATTCTGCTCGTTGCTCCTGAAGAGAACAACATCACGGAACTGGTTCTGCGCAAGTTAGGCATCGACCCGGCTAAAGCTGCGGCTGCGGCCAAGCCTGCTACGGCAGGTGGCAGTACAGCTCCTGCCCAAACGGCCCCGAAGAAAAACTAA
- a CDS encoding OmpH family outer membrane protein, translating into MNKVLFFVILWAVCLSVPAQAQKFGYVDTEFVFSKMPEYQKALGEIDKFTDKWSKDIQDKYVEIEKLQRAYQAEEILLTEDMKRERQRVMSEKEREAREYNNRVFGYEGLLFQKKKELMKAPMELVNRAIEKVSVQKKLDFMFDKASDFVMLYTNPRHDYTDYVMEELGLDGASKGTPGTNPANKAITNPK; encoded by the coding sequence ATGAATAAAGTCCTGTTTTTCGTAATTTTGTGGGCCGTTTGCCTGAGTGTTCCGGCACAGGCGCAGAAGTTCGGTTATGTCGATACAGAGTTTGTTTTCAGCAAGATGCCTGAATACCAGAAGGCGTTAGGCGAGATTGACAAATTCACCGATAAGTGGTCGAAAGACATTCAGGATAAGTACGTTGAGATCGAAAAACTGCAACGCGCTTATCAGGCTGAAGAAATTCTGCTGACCGAAGACATGAAGCGCGAACGGCAACGCGTGATGAGCGAAAAAGAACGCGAAGCACGCGAGTACAACAACCGGGTGTTTGGGTATGAGGGTCTGCTCTTCCAAAAAAAGAAGGAACTCATGAAAGCACCGATGGAATTGGTGAATCGGGCAATTGAGAAAGTATCCGTGCAAAAAAAATTAGATTTTATGTTCGATAAGGCGTCTGATTTTGTTATGCTCTATACTAATCCGCGTCACGATTATACCGACTACGTCATGGAAGAGTTAGGACTCGACGGTGCCAGCAAGGGCACGCCCGGAACTAACCCAGCCAACAAAGCAATCACAAATCCAAAGTAA
- a CDS encoding aldose 1-epimerase family protein yields MTTLNNNHLRVSIRPQGAELTSIFHKSSGIEHLWQADPLVWPWHGPNLFPVVGGCLNNQLLIDGQAYPMERHGFTRRSMFETTESSDTHAVFTLRSSDVTRVHYPYEFLFQVIYEIDGPVLTITYRVVNEDDQTVYFQLGAHPAFTVPFRTGEAYEDYFIEFENEEPLQTHRLTADGYFSGETESVPTTGNRLMLTKSLFDRDALVLKNISSRRVTLQSQHHNHALSVSFSSFPYLGLWAKPGANFVCIEPWLGCADSDGELVPIEQKELIQQVASGKVFEATLTINVE; encoded by the coding sequence ATGACAACGCTCAACAACAACCATCTCCGGGTTTCCATTCGCCCGCAGGGAGCCGAACTAACGTCTATTTTTCACAAATCAAGCGGTATCGAACACCTTTGGCAGGCCGATCCGTTGGTATGGCCGTGGCATGGGCCTAATCTGTTTCCGGTGGTGGGCGGTTGCCTGAACAACCAGTTACTGATAGATGGACAAGCGTACCCAATGGAGCGACATGGTTTTACCCGACGCAGTATGTTTGAAACAACTGAATCGAGCGATACGCACGCTGTGTTCACGCTACGCTCCAGCGATGTCACGCGGGTACACTACCCTTACGAGTTTCTATTTCAGGTTATTTACGAAATCGATGGACCTGTGCTCACGATAACGTATCGGGTCGTGAACGAAGACGACCAAACAGTTTATTTTCAGCTTGGCGCACATCCCGCTTTCACTGTGCCGTTTCGGACCGGAGAAGCTTATGAAGATTACTTCATTGAGTTTGAGAACGAAGAGCCACTCCAGACACATCGACTTACGGCAGATGGTTATTTCTCCGGCGAAACCGAATCTGTGCCAACCACTGGCAATCGCCTAATGCTGACGAAATCGTTGTTTGACCGCGACGCGCTTGTTCTCAAAAACATCTCGTCCCGTCGCGTGACATTGCAGAGCCAACACCACAATCACGCACTCAGCGTTTCGTTCTCATCATTTCCTTATCTTGGTTTATGGGCCAAACCCGGTGCCAATTTTGTGTGCATCGAACCCTGGTTAGGCTGTGCCGATAGCGACGGAGAACTTGTGCCTATTGAACAAAAGGAGCTGATTCAACAGGTCGCGTCAGGCAAGGTGTTTGAAGCCACGCTGACAATTAACGTTGAATGA